Genomic segment of Zootoca vivipara chromosome 4, rZooViv1.1, whole genome shotgun sequence:
TGTAATAAAATTATAATGAATTATAGTCACCATTGCGCCTAACTCCTGTGGTCATTTGATTGTTTTCTCTCTTTATCTTCAGCTTTCTGCTCTGCAAGCCAAGGTACACTATCTCAAGTTCCTCAGTGATCTGCGGCTTTATGGGGGCCGTGTATTCAAAGCAACGTTATTGGTAGGCTTTCCCTCACcatcattttttaatgtttgctgagTATTCTTCAAGTGGCTAATTAATGAGACAATTAATTATTTGCTTCACAAGTAATATTGAGCCAATTCATGCAATAGCTTTAGTACAGCTTTCAGCAGGCTCATTTCAATTAGGTACCagtactttttaaatatattttttcatCCCTTGGTACCAAGTATACACACTGATGAAAATCTTGTAAAATTAATTTCTGTGAGGATCAACAACCTAGCTGGTTAAGTTAGATAATGTGGATTTGATGCATAATGTTGATTTAAGTGGAGGTAAACCGATTTAAATCCACATGTATTTCCTTGCTTTGTGAAAGCCTCTTCTTTTTGCTTCCTGTGTTGCAGCAGGGTGAAAAACGTTCCGAGGTGACACTGTTAGTGGGGCCGCGATATGGTATCAGCCACGTAATAAACACCAAAACAAATCTGGTAGCTCTGCTGGCAGATTTCAGCCACGTGAACAGAATTGAGATGTTTACAGAAGATGAAACTATTGTTCGAGTTGAGCTTCATGTGCTAGATGTAAAAGTAAGTTGAATGTCACAATTGTTTCAGTAAGACTCTCAGCTCTGCAttgaataaagaataaaaaggAGAGTTCAATTATCCCTTTAAATTTGGTGATCCATCAAATTCAGCATCAGGTCTAGTTCAATTagcctttcttttcattttcttgccgTACCTTGGAATAATAATCTTAGTTACTGTCAAAGTTCACTATGTAGTTGTAAACAAGCTTATGTTTGAACTTTATTCTCTGATTAGAAGTAACAtaattgcaattattattttgaagaatatttgtttttctctgctttttaatgtttattttcagTCTCAGTACTTCTTTTGTGAAAGAAGTGACCAGCAACGGTTTATTTGCATAATGCTCCAGTGGATTTtgttgtgtgtttagacctttaaccctataaataaatttagacaagactcaaattttggtttggtttttggcagaatttaggccacaactttattgattacagaaagtgagtggctgcataggctctggttcgactagctccctgcaccgttgcaggtagcactgacccagggcaccagcataggtcagcctagggtgagcACCTGGGATGGCGGAAAgttggggacatgctatgtctgTCACCCCGATGTCACGCAGGACTCAGGCACGTGcccaacccctctcagggttgaccaaaccattgagtccctggattcctttaacggaatacgcttcacatagggatggcgagagcgttccccatccctatcacctgaaccagagcctatccgcagcCTTAAAAGTTGTGaagatttgctatgcggcaggcgaaacccaaatggcaccagccaatcagccaagtggggaaaattcctgccgtgcccctgtcccaatgacagacgacagacaacggcatagcaaggtcaagcgcacaagccctaaaagtagggagaggtgggcaggtgtgccgatgcactgaccaaaagaggaagctctgagtcaagTGCatgggcatacagtggtacctctacttacgaatttaatgcattccgaacgcacatttgtaagttgaaaaaattgtaagtcaaatcctataggaatgcattgggagaaaaaattcataagtagaagcaaccctatctaaaaattcataagtagaaaaaaatcctatctaaaccacatccaagatggcggacggagctccattcgtaagtagaaacattcgtaagtagagttattcgtaagtagaggtaccactgtatataggacccttgatcagtttggctagcgtcccattggcctgattcaacacagcatcaagggacctaccaatagggtgttgtggctatccaatcatacccacccaggGTTCGGTTACCATGTCATACCAtgacacatgccctctttaagggaggacacgataAAGCATTTGGGAAACATTAACCTCTGTACATCTcctcagaaaaataaatatcaacAAACCTTTTTCagactttgaaaaataaaatgcagccttGCTCTTTCTAAACCATCAAACTAAGAATTCACCATATTttgttaactcccccccccccagacagctCTGAGTGGCTTTAGAACAAAACTCTTGTCATTCAGCATAAAATAAATGACTGTTTTGAAGTGAAACTTTTTGACCAAAAGCGAGCAGAAAATGTGTTTTTCATATGAGCTAATATTTTACATGCTCTACCATTGTGGGAATGGCACAGAGGCAAAAGTTAGCAAAATACTATCTTCATACTGAACTGTGGTAGATTTCTAATAGCATCCAGTCCCATATACAGTTATAGAATTGTTAGGTGTGAGATTCTTATTTAAAGGAATTGATGCATGGCCTTAATTTGTCTCAATTTATCTCTACTACTTATCCCATGTGAACTGGGACAGAAGAAAGCACAGTCATTAATTAGGAGAGCCACAATGGTCCTGGACCAATAATTGGGGGGTGGGATTAAGAAAATTGCCTCAATCTCAATTTGCCTCAATTAGCAGTTCAACCTAAAAAATGAACATTCATAATTTCAAGTGTCCATTCTGGAACACCTTTTAAGTCTTTGCACCTTCTACTGCTATTATTTTGATGTTGTGCCTAGAAGACACAGACAGAGTGGCAGGGATAGGTCTGACATATAAAGATGCCTCTCTCAAATTCATGGAAATCCCATTCAACTTAGTGGGAATTGCTTCTGGTCAGGGCCGTCtgaagcacgtcgggcgcccccgtgccgtggtgcggagattgctccggcacccccgccccgttccctttcttgctgcggctggtgggcgggcgcagggcgcagcatggtttccgcacggctcccccctaccgggccggcgccctgcaccacccagactacccctagagctggccctgcttctgGTTAAGCTTGGTTAGGGTCATActaaagggacacaggtggcgctgtggtctaaaacactgagcctagggcttgccgatcagaaggttggcagttcgaatccacgcaacagggtgagctgccattgtttggtcccagctcctggcaacctagcagttcgaaagcacgtcaaagtatcagtagataaataggtaccactccggcgggaaggttcACCAGaagctctggttcaccagaagctgctttgtcatgctaaacaaacgccggctccctcagcctatagagcgagatgagcgctgcaaccccagagttgtctgtgactggacctaatggtcaagggtacctttacctttaccttaggattATACCAATTTAATTCCACCTAgcatattttcttaccatttttctttttttaaacaaacaaaccaaccaaatTGTGCTCTAAATCTAGCACCCCACCAAAGATTATAGCCTTGACTTTATAATGACTCTGCtgtccattttttctttcccttagcCAATCACTTTGCTAATGGAATCGTCAGATGCCATGAATCTTGCCTGTTTAACTGCTGGATATTATAGACTTTTAGTTGATTCCAGACGTTCAATATTTAACATGGCCTGCAAGAAAAATATTGGAAGCCGCGAAGCAGGTAATGTATACTTATCATGTGATGAATACACAGACATACAAAATGATGTTAACTTTTCAGGTAAGTTTTGCTTCCAGTCAGCAGAGACCTTCTAGGAAAGCAAAAGTTTGTATCTTGGCAAATCTGATTTGCAGGTGGCATGCTGAACTTGAAAGTGACTTCAGATCCATATAAATTCCCTTATATGTATCTGTGTCAACCAACCCAAGTAGAATTATTCAGTCTGCTTGTTAGGATATGCAATCAAAATGGGTTGAGTTTTTGATTTATTCTCACAATAAGAATTCAGTGTGTGACTTCTTTGAGAAGTAAGGAGTAGCCTAAGAATAGGCAACTGCTAGAAACTTATTTCAGGGACGtgggtgccgctgtgggttaaaccatagagcctagggcttgccgatcagaaggtcggcagttcgaatccccgcgacggggtgagctcccgttgctcggtccctcttcctgccaacctagcagttcgaaagcacgtcaaagtgcaagtagataaatcgccagaagcagcttagtcatgctggccacatgacctggaagctgtacgccggctccctcggccaataatgtgagatgagcgtcgcaaccccagagtcggtcatgactggacctaatggtcaggggtccctttacctttagaaactTATTTCAAGGTTACATGAAAAGGATCGATCTAAAAACATGGTTGTTTAGGAATAGCAATCTAATCTGATGTAGGCGAGATAGCATAAATTGATTTGATATTTCGCCTTTCCTCTCTACCCCCCTCTTCCATTTTTAGGGACTGAAATTAAGGGGAAGCATAACCTCCATGGCCCTGAGTGGAACTGTGTAGCGAAAACGACGACATTCCCAGCGGAAGGAGCGCAGGAGGTGCACATGTATATAGACTCAAGACAAAAAACTGCAGATGCTAATGACAGCACCTTCTGCCCAAAAGAACACAGGCACTTGTACATAGAGAGTGTTTATAATTCTAGTGTCCTTGATCAGCAGCTGGCCAAACAAGAGGACTCTGCAGAGGCAGAAGAAGAGAACCAAAATTTAAACCAGCAATCTGCACTGTCATACTCAGGAGGAATAGAATCAAGCAAGAAAACGCAGGGATCTCCAAGAGCTGCAAAAGTATCCTTTATTTTTGGAGATCACAGTTTGGACGGCATTAACCCCCAAACCCTTGGCTATGAAAGACTAATGGATGAAAGTCCAGAAGCACTGGAAAGGCAGAGAGCTCTTTATATAAGCCATGCCAATGACATCAAGAGTTTGGAGTTGTCCCCTGATGCTGAAAGCATTCAGTTTGCTGCAAATTCCGTTTTTGCAGGTTTGAATGATGGCAAAATATTTGGAGCTGCAGAAGGAATAGAGGAGCCCTTGCTGCATGACATTTGCTATGCAGAGAACACAGATGATGCCGAAGATGAGGACGACGTAAGCTGTGAGGAAGACATGATTGTGGGAGAGATCAACAGGCCTACTCTTCTCAGCCTTTCGGGTTCCAGTGATGACATCATTGACTTGACATCACTCCCACCTCCGGAAGGGGATGACAATGAAGACGACTTCCTCTTGCATTCTCTGAACATGGCCATTGCAGCTCCTCCCCCTGGATTCAGGGATAGCTCTGATGAAGAAGACTCTCAGAATCACACAGTACAGTATGGAGAGGACAGGGAGGAGACTAATAATGCAGggagtgatgatattccagtgtCGCTTATTGATGCTGTTCCTACAAATACTGAAGGAAAATGTGAAAAGGGTCTGGATGATGCTGTGGTTTCTACTCTTCAAGCACTGGAGGCCTTGGCTGCTTCGGAGGAACAGCAGACAAATGACAACTCAGGTTCTTACATCACTGTTACGTTTATTCACTGAAACAAACCATACCATTCCATCCATTTTCACCATTTTGCCTTTTCATCATTAgcccttttttgggggaaacatttcattattattttttgtttttgtttttcctccatcACCTACACATACCATGTGATAGAACTACCATAATGTTAAGTTGCCTTTCTTGGAAACTATGCAATATGTGAATCAGTATTCtagaaccattaaaaaaaaaatgaagtgccTGACATGATTTCATTAATTGGCTCTTATTTTTTACGGCATGCAGGTGTAGCCATCTTGAGAGCATATAGCCCCGAATCATCCTCAGATTCTGGCAATGAGACTAACTCTTCCGAAATGACTGAAACTTCTGAATTGGCCACAGCACAGAAACTGTCTGAAAATGCCACGCGCCTGTTTCTGCCCACTAACGAAGGTTATCAACCGCTTGTGGAGCAGCAGGCTGAGTTCTCCATCACCAAGAGCCAGGCTGGAGGCCTGCTGCTGAAATCCGTACAGTCTTCAGCCAATCAGCAAGTTGCAGAGCTACAGTCAAAAGTTGTGCCTTCCAAGCAGATTCTCCATTCAGATAACATGGAGATGGAACCGGAAACCATGGAAACAAAGTCTGTTACTGAATATTTCAGCAAGCTGCACATGGGGTCCGTGATATATTCTTGCACTACCAAACGGAAAAATAAGGCGGCCGAAGGGGAAGGGAAAGCAACCCCTGATGGCAATGTTGTTATGAAAAAACATGTGGGGGCTAAAAAGACAGAAGCCGATGAGCAAAAGGGCAAAGTCAGCACTCTCTCCTCAAGAGAGGGTCAGCGCATAAGCACTTTTAATGTGGAAAGAACTGCCTTTCGCAAGGATGGCCAAAGATGGTATGCTGCTTCGGATGAGGGAGCGGCAGAGAAGCCAAATTCAGAAACGGTGAACGGAAAGGCAGTTCCGAGAGTTTCAAGCCTTGGGAAAACAGAGGTGGACTGTAAAGAGGAAGTGCACCCTGAGATTAGTCCTAGTGGTGCTTTAGGGCATGGGCCAGA
This window contains:
- the FRMPD4 gene encoding FERM and PDZ domain-containing protein 4 isoform X4, whose amino-acid sequence is MDVFSFVKIAKLSGHRTKSSGWPPPSGTWTLNQGSSYGWEMTANRDGRDYFNHITQSAPFDDPRLDSCQITPPAPRKVEMRRDPVLGFGFVAGSEKPVVVRSVTPGGPSEGKLIPGDQIIMINDEPVNTAPRERVIDLVRSCKESILLTVIQPYPSPKSAFISAAKKARLKSNPVKVRFSEEVIINGQVSETVKDNSLLFMPNVLKVYLENGQTKSFRFDCSTSIKDVILTLQEKLSIKCIEHFSLMLEQKADGSGTKLLLLHEQETLTQVTQRPSSHKMRCLFRISFVPKDPIDLLRRDAVAFEYLYVQSCNDVVQERFGPELKYDIALRLAALQMYIATVTTKHTQKISLKYIEKEWGLETFLPSAVLQSMKEKNIKKALSHLVKANQNLVPPGKKLSALQAKVHYLKFLSDLRLYGGRVFKATLLQGEKRSEVTLLVGPRYGISHVINTKTNLVALLADFSHVNRIEMFTEDETIVRVELHVLDVKPITLLMESSDAMNLACLTAGYYRLLVDSRRSIFNMACKKNIGSREAGTEIKGKHNLHGPEWNCVAKTTTFPAEGAQEVHMYIDSRQKTADANDSTFCPKEHRHLYIESVYNSSVLDQQLAKQEDSAEAEEENQNLNQQSALSYSGGIESSKKTQGSPRAAKVSFIFGDHSLDGINPQTLGYERLMDESPEALERQRALYISHANDIKSLELSPDAESIQFAANSVFAGLNDGKIFGAAEGIEEPLLHDICYAENTDDAEDEDDVSCEEDMIVGEINRPTLLSLSGSSDDIIDLTSLPPPEGDDNEDDFLLHSLNMAIAAPPPGFRDSSDEEDSQNHTVQYGEDREETNNAGSDDIPVSLIDAVPTNTEGKCEKGLDDAVVSTLQALEALAASEEQQTNDNSGVAILRAYSPESSSDSGNETNSSEMTETSELATAQKLSENATRLFLPTNEGYQPLVEQQAEFSITKSQAGGLLLKSVQSSANQQVAELQSKVVPSKQILHSDNMEMEPETMETKSVTEYFSKLHMGSVIYSCTTKRKNKAAEGEGKATPDGNVVMKKHVGAKKTEADEQKGKVSTLSSREGQRISTFNVERTAFRKDGQRWYAASDEGAAEKPNSETVNGKAVPRVSSLGKTEVDCKEEVHPEISPSGALGHGPDEHFVSDVTTLSSPKERNDSEDANSPGNGHLPKLLEAEQSMTRLCEYHLAKRMSSLQSEGHFSLQSSQCSSVDAGCSTGSSTCGTPVESPLCTSDAKHIIPDSAGKGLSYIIPADERAAMLSSHGATYKELHQQPETVCHRMAVPVMHPTVNSADPLFGTLRDGCHRIPKIKETTEL
- the FRMPD4 gene encoding FERM and PDZ domain-containing protein 4 isoform X5 is translated as MDVFSFVKIAKLSGHRTKSSGWPPPSGTWTLNQGSSYGWEMTANRDGRDYFNHITQSAPFDDPRLDSCQITPPAPRKVEMRRDPVLGFGFVAGSEKPVVVRSVTPGGPSEGKLIPGDQIIMINDEPVNTAPRERVIDLVRSCKESILLTVIQPYPSPKSAFISAAKKARLKSNPVKVRFSEEVIINGQVSETVKDNSLLFMPNVLKVYLENGQTKSFRFDCSTSIKDVILTLQEKLSIKCIEHFSLMLEQKADGSGTKLLLLHEQETLTQVTQRPSSHKMRCLFRISFVPKDPIDLLRRDAVAFEYLYVQSCNDVVQERFGPELKYDIALRLAALQMYIATVTTKHTQKISLKYIEKEWGLETFLPSAVLQSMKEKNIKKALSHLVKANQNLVPPGKKLSALQAKVHYLKFLSDLRLYGGRVFKATLLQGEKRSEVTLLVGPRYGISHVINTKTNLVALLADFSHVNRIEMFTEDETIVRVELHVLDVKPITLLMESSDAMNLACLTAGYYRLLVDSRRSIFNMACKKNIGSREAGTEIKGKHNLHGPEWNCVAKTTTFPAEGAQEVHMYIDSRQKTADANDSTFCPKEHRHLYIESVYNSSVLDQQLAKQEDSAEAEEENQNLNQQSALSYSGGIESSKKTQGSPRAAKVSFIFGDHSLDGINPQTLGYERLMDESPEALERQRALYISHANDIKSLELSPDAESIQFAANSVFAGLNDGKIFGAAEGIEEPLLHDICYAENTDDAEDEDDVSCEEDMIVGEINRPTLLSLSGSSDDIIDLTSLPPPEGDDNEDDFLLHSLNMAIAAPPPGFRDSSDEEDSQNHTVQYGEDREETNNAGSDDIPVSLIDAVPTNTEGKCEKGLDDAVVSTLQALEALAASEEQQTNDNSGVAILRAYSPESSSDSGNETNSSEMTETSELATAQKLSENATRLFLPTNEGYQPLVEQQAEFSITKSQAGGLLLKSVQSSANQQVAELQSKVVPSKQILHSDNMEMEPETMETKSVTEYFSKLHMGSVIYSCTTKRKNKAAEGEGKATPDGNVVMKKHVGAKKTEADEQKGKVSTLSSREGQRISTFNVERTAFRKDGQRWYAASDEGAAEKPNSETVNGKAVPRVSSLGKTEVDCKEEVHPEISPSGALGHGPDEHFVSDVTTLSSPKERNDSEDANSPGNGHLPKLLEAEQSMTRLCEYHLAKRMSSLQSEGHFSLQSSQCSSVDAGCSTGSSTCGTPVESPLCTSDAKHIIPDSAGKGLSYIIPADERAAMLSSHGATYKELHQQPETVCHRMAVPVMHPTVNSADPLFGTLRDGCHRIPKIKETTV